The following coding sequences are from one Gossypium raimondii isolate GPD5lz chromosome 4, ASM2569854v1, whole genome shotgun sequence window:
- the LOC105781050 gene encoding VAN3-binding protein isoform X1, translating to MDFNSTPSPSEACPETMDILSRAWCDFAVQALQPELHDQSIVILDNPTKKFESDSPISFTWQKMEKSIKIDATDFKSSLPPWKSNDVKSWIWMQQAMHPELNYNSCLRKKWMPWKIVPFKGISIKKWFKEMKAKRKEEERLQRAEVHAAISVAGLAAALAAIAAENSKRNDYNPTKEAAIASAAALVATQCAKVAEAMGAKKEQIGSVIGSAMSGTSASDILTLTASANASLRGAGTLKARTECKNRSSGGAPILPIEDNNDLPFEFEKCRSILAKGAELAVETPDGKYMVRSVSIVLDGESKVILKLRKLRLLKSKKECIVLDQHAELYRDPEAEETTDTCYVIVLTTNFGTIKLDMVDDYLCYKTWATTIHHMLMLSTSYTKYQLQFPKN from the exons ATGGATTTCAATTCCACACCATCGCCTTCGGAGGCATGTCCAGAGACGATGGACATTCTTTCGCGTGCATGGTGCGACTTTGCAGTTCAAGCTCTACAACCTGAGTTACATGATCAATCGATTGTCATCTTAGACAATCCAACCAAGAAATTTGAAAGTGATTCCCCAATTTCATTCACG TGGCAGAAGATGGAGAAAAGCATAAAGATTGATGCTACTGATTTCAAGTCTTCTTTGCCACCATGGAAATCCAATGATGTGAAG TCATGGATATGGATGCAACAAGCTATGCATCCAGAACTGAATTACAACAGCTGTCTTCGAAAGAAATGG ATGCCGTGGAAGATAGTCCCCTTTAAGGGTATTTCAATCAAGAAATGGTTCAAGGAGATGAAAGCAAAGaggaaagaagaagagagacTACAAAGAGCTGAAGTGCACGCAGCAATATCAGTGGCAGGGCTAGCAGCAGCACTGGCTGCGATTGCCGCTGAAAACTCTAAAAGGAATGATTATAACCCAACCAAGGAGGCTGCTATAGCCTCGGCAGCTGCTCTGGTTGCCACACAATGCGCCAAAGTGGCAGAAGCAATGGGGGCTAAGAAGGAGCAGATTGGCAGTGTTATAGGTTCAGCCATGAGTGGTACAAGTGCAAGTGATATCTTAACACTAACTGCTTCAGCTAATGCAT CATTAAGAGGAGCTGGTACACTTAAAGCAAGAACAGAATGCAAGAACAGATCCAGTGGCGGTGCCCCCATCCTTCCAATCGAGGACAACAATGATCTTCCGTTCGAGTTTGAGAAGTGCAGGTCAATACTAGCAAAGGGCGCCGAGTTAGCTGTAGAAACACCAGATG GGAAATACATGGTCAGATCAGTGTCCATTGTACTTGATGGTGAATCAAAG GTCATTCTTAAACTAAGAAAGCTCAGGCTGTTAAAAAGCAAGAAAGAAT GCATTGTACTGGACCAGCATGCCGAGCTGTATAGAGATCCCGAAGCTGAAGAGACTACTGATACATGTTATGTGATCGTGTTGACGACAAATTTTGGGACGATTAAGCTAGACATGGTAGATGATTATCTATGTTATAAGACATGGGCAACAACCATTCATCACATGCTCATGCTTTCCACATCTTATACCAAATATCAACTTCAATTCCCCAAAAACTGA
- the LOC105781050 gene encoding VAN3-binding protein isoform X3, translated as MDFNSTPSPSEACPETMDILSRAWCDFAVQALQPELHDQSIVILDNPTKKFESDSPISFTMEKSIKIDATDFKSSLPPWKSNDVKSWIWMQQAMHPELNYNSCLRKKWMPWKIVPFKGISIKKWFKEMKAKRKEEERLQRAEVHAAISVAGLAAALAAIAAENSKRNDYNPTKEAAIASAAALVATQCAKVAEAMGAKKEQIGSVIGSAMSGTSASDILTLTASANASLRGAGTLKARTECKNRSSGGAPILPIEDNNDLPFEFEKCRSILAKGAELAVETPDGKYMVRSVSIVLDGESKVILKLRKLRLLKSKKECIVLDQHAELYRDPEAEETTDTCYVIVLTTNFGTIKLDMVDDYLCYKTWATTIHHMLMLSTSYTKYQLQFPKN; from the exons ATGGATTTCAATTCCACACCATCGCCTTCGGAGGCATGTCCAGAGACGATGGACATTCTTTCGCGTGCATGGTGCGACTTTGCAGTTCAAGCTCTACAACCTGAGTTACATGATCAATCGATTGTCATCTTAGACAATCCAACCAAGAAATTTGAAAGTGATTCCCCAATTTCATTCACG ATGGAGAAAAGCATAAAGATTGATGCTACTGATTTCAAGTCTTCTTTGCCACCATGGAAATCCAATGATGTGAAG TCATGGATATGGATGCAACAAGCTATGCATCCAGAACTGAATTACAACAGCTGTCTTCGAAAGAAATGG ATGCCGTGGAAGATAGTCCCCTTTAAGGGTATTTCAATCAAGAAATGGTTCAAGGAGATGAAAGCAAAGaggaaagaagaagagagacTACAAAGAGCTGAAGTGCACGCAGCAATATCAGTGGCAGGGCTAGCAGCAGCACTGGCTGCGATTGCCGCTGAAAACTCTAAAAGGAATGATTATAACCCAACCAAGGAGGCTGCTATAGCCTCGGCAGCTGCTCTGGTTGCCACACAATGCGCCAAAGTGGCAGAAGCAATGGGGGCTAAGAAGGAGCAGATTGGCAGTGTTATAGGTTCAGCCATGAGTGGTACAAGTGCAAGTGATATCTTAACACTAACTGCTTCAGCTAATGCAT CATTAAGAGGAGCTGGTACACTTAAAGCAAGAACAGAATGCAAGAACAGATCCAGTGGCGGTGCCCCCATCCTTCCAATCGAGGACAACAATGATCTTCCGTTCGAGTTTGAGAAGTGCAGGTCAATACTAGCAAAGGGCGCCGAGTTAGCTGTAGAAACACCAGATG GGAAATACATGGTCAGATCAGTGTCCATTGTACTTGATGGTGAATCAAAG GTCATTCTTAAACTAAGAAAGCTCAGGCTGTTAAAAAGCAAGAAAGAAT GCATTGTACTGGACCAGCATGCCGAGCTGTATAGAGATCCCGAAGCTGAAGAGACTACTGATACATGTTATGTGATCGTGTTGACGACAAATTTTGGGACGATTAAGCTAGACATGGTAGATGATTATCTATGTTATAAGACATGGGCAACAACCATTCATCACATGCTCATGCTTTCCACATCTTATACCAAATATCAACTTCAATTCCCCAAAAACTGA
- the LOC105781050 gene encoding VAN3-binding protein isoform X2, whose protein sequence is MDFNSTPSPSEACPETMDILSRAWCDFAVQALQPELHDQSIVILDNPTKKFESDSPISFTKMEKSIKIDATDFKSSLPPWKSNDVKSWIWMQQAMHPELNYNSCLRKKWMPWKIVPFKGISIKKWFKEMKAKRKEEERLQRAEVHAAISVAGLAAALAAIAAENSKRNDYNPTKEAAIASAAALVATQCAKVAEAMGAKKEQIGSVIGSAMSGTSASDILTLTASANASLRGAGTLKARTECKNRSSGGAPILPIEDNNDLPFEFEKCRSILAKGAELAVETPDGKYMVRSVSIVLDGESKVILKLRKLRLLKSKKECIVLDQHAELYRDPEAEETTDTCYVIVLTTNFGTIKLDMVDDYLCYKTWATTIHHMLMLSTSYTKYQLQFPKN, encoded by the exons ATGGATTTCAATTCCACACCATCGCCTTCGGAGGCATGTCCAGAGACGATGGACATTCTTTCGCGTGCATGGTGCGACTTTGCAGTTCAAGCTCTACAACCTGAGTTACATGATCAATCGATTGTCATCTTAGACAATCCAACCAAGAAATTTGAAAGTGATTCCCCAATTTCATTCACG AAGATGGAGAAAAGCATAAAGATTGATGCTACTGATTTCAAGTCTTCTTTGCCACCATGGAAATCCAATGATGTGAAG TCATGGATATGGATGCAACAAGCTATGCATCCAGAACTGAATTACAACAGCTGTCTTCGAAAGAAATGG ATGCCGTGGAAGATAGTCCCCTTTAAGGGTATTTCAATCAAGAAATGGTTCAAGGAGATGAAAGCAAAGaggaaagaagaagagagacTACAAAGAGCTGAAGTGCACGCAGCAATATCAGTGGCAGGGCTAGCAGCAGCACTGGCTGCGATTGCCGCTGAAAACTCTAAAAGGAATGATTATAACCCAACCAAGGAGGCTGCTATAGCCTCGGCAGCTGCTCTGGTTGCCACACAATGCGCCAAAGTGGCAGAAGCAATGGGGGCTAAGAAGGAGCAGATTGGCAGTGTTATAGGTTCAGCCATGAGTGGTACAAGTGCAAGTGATATCTTAACACTAACTGCTTCAGCTAATGCAT CATTAAGAGGAGCTGGTACACTTAAAGCAAGAACAGAATGCAAGAACAGATCCAGTGGCGGTGCCCCCATCCTTCCAATCGAGGACAACAATGATCTTCCGTTCGAGTTTGAGAAGTGCAGGTCAATACTAGCAAAGGGCGCCGAGTTAGCTGTAGAAACACCAGATG GGAAATACATGGTCAGATCAGTGTCCATTGTACTTGATGGTGAATCAAAG GTCATTCTTAAACTAAGAAAGCTCAGGCTGTTAAAAAGCAAGAAAGAAT GCATTGTACTGGACCAGCATGCCGAGCTGTATAGAGATCCCGAAGCTGAAGAGACTACTGATACATGTTATGTGATCGTGTTGACGACAAATTTTGGGACGATTAAGCTAGACATGGTAGATGATTATCTATGTTATAAGACATGGGCAACAACCATTCATCACATGCTCATGCTTTCCACATCTTATACCAAATATCAACTTCAATTCCCCAAAAACTGA